Sequence from the Sphingomonas koreensis genome:
CGGACATGGGCCGGGTACGCGTTTCGCCGGGCGAGAATCCGCAGCTCTTTGCCGCGACGATCGGCGGGTTGGGACTGACCGGCATCATCGTCGAGGTCGAGCTTCAGCTCCAGCGGATCGCGTCGTCGCAGCTCGACGTGGAGACCATCGCCTGCGTCGATCTAGACGCTTTGTGCGACACGCTGGAGCGGAGCGAAACCGGTTTCGAACACAGCGTCGCATGGATCGACTGCACCGCACGCAACGGGCGCGGTATTGTCAGCCGTGCCAACTGGGCCGAGACGGGACCGCTTTCTGTTCATGCGCCGCCCCGGCGATCGGTACCCGGAATCGGTGTTCCGACGCCGCTCAATCCAATGACGCTCAAGCTGTTCAACGGCGCCTATTTCACGATGGGGCAAATGCGGGCGGGCCGGGCGCAGATCCATTATTCGCCGTTCTTCTATCCGTTGGACGCTATCCTCAACTGGAACCGGCTCTACGGAAAACAGGGCTTCTACCAGTATCAATGCGTGATCCCGGCAGCGGCAGGGCGAGCGCCGCTGGCGGCCCTGCTCGCGGAGATCGCTGCGTCCGGCGAGGGATCGTTGCTGGCGGTGCTAAAGACGTTCGGAGACCTCCCGAGCCCCGGCATGCTGTCCTTCCCGACGAAGGGGCTGACGCTGGCCCTCGATTTCCGCAACCGGGGCGCGGCGACCCTCTCGTTGTTCGATCGGCTGGACCGCATCGTCCTCGAAGCGGGCGGCCGGCTCTATCCGGCCAAGGATTTGCGCATGCCGGCGGCGCTGTTCCGGGCGGGCTATCCCCAATCGAAACAATTTGAAGCGATGATCGACCCGTGCTGTCGATCCGATTTCTGGACGCGAGTGGCTCAATGACGAAACGGATCCTTGTTCTGGGTGCAACCTCCGAGATCGCGGAGGAAACGGCGCGCCTTTATGCTGCGGAGGGCGCGCGGTTCGTCCTGGCGGGGCGCGATCCTGTGCGGCTTGCGGACATCGCCGCGGATTTGCGGGTGCGGGGCGCCAGCCTGGCAGAGGTCGATGCGGTCGACCTTGCCGCGGCGGATGTGGAAACATGCACGCAGCGATGGATCGGCATTCTGGGGGGGCTTGATCTGGTCCTGCTCGCTTATGGTGTTCTGGGTGATCAGCGGATCGATGAGGCGGACCTTTCGGCAGCGGCGGCGATGATCGATACCAACTTCCGTTCGGCCAGTCTTTGGTGCCTCGCCACGGCCCGTCATCTGGAGGCGGCCGGAAGCGGCACGCTGGCGGTGATCGGATCGGTTGCAGGGGATCGTGGCCGCCAGTCAAACTACCTCTATGGCGCGACCAAGGCGGGTCTCGCGGCGCTGGTCGAAGGGATCGCACACCGGCTCGCGCCGACGGGTGCGCGGGCGGTGCTGATCAAGCCTGGCTTCGTCGATACCGCCATGACCGCGCATATCCAGCCCAAGGGCGCATTGTGGAGTTCGCCGGCGAAGATCGCCGCGCGGATCCGCAAGGCGGCCGACGGGAAGGGGACGATCGTGTACGCGCCCGGCTATTGGCGCCTGATCATGACCATCGTCCGCTCGGTCCCGACACCAATCTTCCATCGCACGAAGCTCTGACATGGCGCTCGCGGCCCCCGCGATCGATCGCATACCGGTTTTCGTCCGGTTCCTCGCCTGCGGCGGCGTCGCCGCCCTGGCAAACTGGGGGTCGCGCTTCCTGTGGAGCCTGATCCTGCCGTTCAGCCTGGCGGTGGTCGCCGCCTATGGCGTCGGCATGGTCGTGGCGTTCTATCTGTTCCGCGCCTTCGTATTCGATTCCGCGCGGCCGATCGGCGGGCAGGCGCGGGACTTCTGCCTGGTCAATCTGTTCGGGATGGCTGCGACGGTCGGCGTCGCCTGGCTGCTGGTCGAGGTGCTCTTTCCAGCGGTCGGCATGACCTTTCACGCCGAAGCGATCGGACATGCGATCGCGATCGCGACGCCGGTCGCGACAAGCTGGGTCGGCCACCGCATCGTCACGTTCCGCTAGGTCGAAAGGGTCATGCGACCCACTGGCTGAGATCGTCCTGTTCGCCGATCAGTGCCAGCCCGTGCGCGATCGAGGTCAGCTCGCCGCCGGTCGCGATCCGCTCGGCGCCGAAGCGGCGTTCGAACAACATGCGGATAGCGGGGATCAGTGACGAGCCGCCGGTCAGGAAGACGCGGTCGATCCTCTCGGCCGATGTCGCAGCCCGGTCAAGTGCGAGGTCGAGCGCTGCCTCGATCCGGCGCAGATCACCGGCGATCCATTGCTCGAAATCCACGCGCCGTACCGGTTCGGCGATGGTCACACCGCCGCCCTCGAAGCGGAACTGGGCTTCGGTATCGCTCGACAATGCACGCTTGAGCTCTCCGACCGCGTCGTACAGCGGGAAGCCCTGCTCATGCTCGATCAGCGCGATCATCCGGCCGATCGGTTCGGGATCGATCGTGTCGCGTTGAAGGCGGCGCAGTTCTTCGAGCGTGCGGCGGTTGCGCATCAGCGCGAGCCGCGACCAATCGGCGAACTCGGTGAAATAGCCGCCGGGGATCGGCAGCAGTTTGCCGAACGAGCGGTAGTTCCCGCCCTTGCCGAGCAACGGAAGCACGAGATGATCGACAATGCGCTGGTCGAACCGGTCGCCCGCGATCCCGATGCCGGCCGAACCGAGCGGTTCGCAGCGGCGCACTGCCCCCGGTTCGGCAACGCGGACGATCGAGAAATCGGTGGTGCCGCCACCGAAGTCGGCGACCAGAATCATCGCGGGCTCGGTGAGCCGGGATGCATAGCTATAGGCGGCACCGAGCGGCTCGTAGACATAGTGAAGCTCGATTCCGAACCCTTCGAGCATCGCGTCGTAGCGCTGGCGGGCGAGGGCGGGATCGGGACGGGCGCCAGCATATTCGACCGGGCGTCCGACGATCACGCGGCGAGGACGCTCGTTCAGCGCGCCGTCGGCATGCACGACGAGCTTGGCCAGGAACTTCTGTCCCAGATCCTCGAAGCGGAACGGTTTGCCGAAGATCTGCGCGCGCTCGAACAGCGGGCTTGCCGCGACGCTCTTGAACGACTGGACGAAACGGCTGTCGAGCGGTGACTGGAGGAACTCCCTGATTGCCCAGGGGCCGGCCTCGTGCGCGATCCCGTTCCAGCCGCGTTCTTCTTCCCAGAAACAGAGGGCAGTGCGGAACACGGCGCCGGCATTGCCCGCAAACTCGACAAGCCGGGAATCGCCGTGGCCGTCGGCCAGCGCGACGACCGTGTTGGTTGTACCGAAATCGAGCCCGAGCGCGCCCGGGCGTATGGCGCTGTCCACGCGCATCTCCTGTTCTGGTTCGGAGGCTCGAAGGCACCGCGGCAATGCGCGAATCACACCGAGCGGCGGCCCACCTAGCTGAAGTTTCGGGCATTTCGAACCCGCAACGGCTCTGTGCCTCCTGCGGTTTTGTTTCCATAGTGGGATTTGGAATCACCACTTGGTCAGGGAGACGCCTATGCGGAAACTCGTGCTGAAGACCTTCGCCGCCGCATTGCTAGCAAGCGCCCCGGTTGCGAGCGCGCACGCAAAGGCGTCGGCTGCCCTCAAGAAGGAGGTCGCCGCGGGCATCGATGCCCGCGCCAAGCTGGTGCAGGAGATGGTCGATTCGGTGTTCAGCTTTCAGGAGCCGGGATTTCAGGAATTCCGGACGATGGAGTATCTGACCGCGATCCTCGAGAAGAACGGCTTCAAGATCGAGAAGGGGGTCGCCGGCATCCCCAGCGCCTGGACCGCGACCTGGAGCAACGGGGAGGGACCGGTGGTCGCGCTCGGCTCGGACGTCGACGGTCTGCTCGGCCTTTCGCAGATACCGGGCATTCCCCAGGTCAAGCCGATCGTTCCCGGCGCCCCAGGCCATGGTGAGGGACACAATGCCGGCATGCCGCTGATCGTCGCTGCAGCACTCGCGACCAAGGACGTGATGAGCAAGCACAACATCAAGGGCAAGCTGATGCTGTGGCCTGGCGTCGCGGAGGAGCTGCTCGCGACCAAGGCCTATTATGTTCGCGCCGGGCTGTTCAAGGACGTCGACGTCTCGATCTTCACCCATGTCGCCTCGAGCTTCGGCACCAGCTGGGGCGATCTCGGCAACACCGGCATGGTTTCGGTCGAGTATAACTTCAAAGGCCTGACCAGCCATTCGGCGGGCGCGCCTTGGGCCGGACGCAGCGCGCTCGACGGTGTCGAGCTGATGAACATCGGCTGGAACATGCGGCGCGAGCATCTCCCGCTCACCCAGCGTTCGCACTATGTCATCACCAACGGCGGCAGCCAGCCCAACATCGTGCCGGGCGAAGCGACGGTCTGGTATTATTTCCGCGAGCAGAATTTCGATTCGATCCGCAAGCTGTTCGAGACCGGGAACGAGATTTCGGAGGCCGCGGCCAAGGCGACGGGCACCACCGTCTCCCGCCGTATCCTGGGCTATGCCGCGCCCAACCACGCCAACCGGCCTTTGGCGGAGGCGGCGCAGGCCAATATCGAGCTGGTCGGCATGCCCAAGTGGAGCGCCGACGATCAGGCGTTCACCAAGGCGGTTCAGGAGGGGCTGAAGTTCAAGGTCGAGCCGCTAAAGACGACCGTGGACAAGCTCTCCACGCCCGAGAAGCGCGGCCGTTCACTCGGCGGCGGCTCCGATGATATCGGGGACATCATGTGGACGGTGCCGACCATCACGATCCGCTTCCCGTCGAACATCCCCAACATGATTGGCCACAACGTCACCGCGGCGATCGCGATGGCCACGCCGGTCGCCCACAAGGGCGCGGTGGCAGGGGCCAAGGCGGTCGCGATGACAGTGCTCGATGCCATGACGACGCCCAGGCTCGTCTCGGACGCCAAGGCCTATTTCCGCGACGTCCAGACCAAGGATCAGAAGTATGATCCGGTGCTCACCGCGGCCGACCAGCCAGCTATCCATCTCAACAAGGAGGTGATGGAGCGGATGCGGCCGGAACTGAGCAAATATTATTACGACCCGGTGAAGTATCCGAGCTATCTCGACCAGCTCGGTGTCAAGTATCCGACGCTGACGCCGGTCAAGGATTGAGCGCGGTCCCGTCCGGATCGGTTCCCGGCCCGCATCTGCGGGCCGGGAAGTCTGCTGCCCAGCGGGCGGCAGCAGGTTCGGTCAGTACATCGCCCGGCCGCAATTATAGGCCGGGACGCGGCCGGTTCCGGATCCGATGAAGCCCGAATAGCGCACATCGTCCCGGGCCAGCGCGTTCAGATACTCCTCGATATTGGGGTAGCCGTCGCCATCGGCATCGGCATTCGCATCCCAGACATTGGGGTTGGTATTGGTGAAGCGGCGTTCCCAGTCGTCGGGCATGCCGTCATTGTCGCTGTCGGTCTTGGCGGCCCCCTGCGTCAGGTTCGCCCAGCCGCCGGACTGCGCCACAGTCGATGTCCAGCTCGACGCGAAGAGATAGGGTGCGCTGTCGCAGGTGCGCAGGTCATCGACATAGAGCGCATCGACATTGTCGCGGCACCCGCCGTCGCGGCACAGGTCCGCACCGGCATAGGCCATGACGTCGCGCATCGCCTGTTCGGGCGAGGTGATCTGGCTCGGGTCGAACATCAGCGATCGTCCGGGTGCGAGCGCGTAGCTGCTGTTCTGCACGACGTTGAGTCCGCTGCGCGAGCAATCGGCGACACCCGCGGGCGTCACGGCGCAGATGGTGGTGGGCACGACATGAGTGATGAAACCCGCCGCATTGACGAAGGGGTCGGTGACGGTCGATCCGAACTGCCCGGCAATCCGTGTGCGCGGGGTCACGTTGTCGCGCGCATAGACGTTGAACCCGAAGTTCAGCGCGCCACCCGGCGTATAAAGACCGATCAGATAGTTGCCGTCGCTCGCATTGTAGCGCGGCCCGCGCAGGCTGACGTTGCCGACATAGTTTGCATAGATGCTGCCGAACTGGTTGGAGAGCAGTCCACTCTCCGCGATGAAGTGGTAGAGAACATTGTTGAAGATGTCGGCCTGGCCGGTATTTCCGGCGGTGGGCGGGTTGGTTCCGGCCGCCAGGTTGATCCCACGCTGCTCGCCATGTTGCGACAGATTGTGTGCGATGGTGATGTTGTTGGCCGGCTTCAGGAAAAAGGTCTTGCAGTGCAGCGACGAGCTATGGCCGGCGTTGAGGCAGATATTGGGACCGATGATCGACCATTGAACCGTGCAGTTGTTGCAGGCGGTATCGAGGCTCTCGTCGGTGCCGAACATCGTCGAGACGTGATCGATGATCTGGTAGCTGGTGTCCTGCAGCCGGATCGGATCGCCATTGTCCGACGACCGGCCGGGGTGTTCGCCCAGCCGTGTGCGGACATGGCGCAGGATCATGTGATCGCCGCCGCGCCGCGTGTCGATCAGCGAATCCACCGGATTGTAGTTGGCGCCCAGCCGAAACTCGATGCCGCCCGGTGACGTCTGGCCGGCGATATAGATCTTGGGCGTGGTTATCTGTGCGGGCGATTGAAGGATGATCGCGCCG
This genomic interval carries:
- a CDS encoding FAD-binding oxidoreductase; protein product: MAFHPDSGVSSWSRVGKREHRVGRPRFAAELTAWNQSGRDTRLAIGNGRSYSDVGLCDRGNLIAMGGLDRFRSFDPETGILVAEAGVMLDAILETFVPRGFFLPVTPGTRFVTLGGAVANDVHGKNHHRAGTFGRHVRSIVLERSDMGRVRVSPGENPQLFAATIGGLGLTGIIVEVELQLQRIASSQLDVETIACVDLDALCDTLERSETGFEHSVAWIDCTARNGRGIVSRANWAETGPLSVHAPPRRSVPGIGVPTPLNPMTLKLFNGAYFTMGQMRAGRAQIHYSPFFYPLDAILNWNRLYGKQGFYQYQCVIPAAAGRAPLAALLAEIAASGEGSLLAVLKTFGDLPSPGMLSFPTKGLTLALDFRNRGAATLSLFDRLDRIVLEAGGRLYPAKDLRMPAALFRAGYPQSKQFEAMIDPCCRSDFWTRVAQ
- a CDS encoding GtrA family protein is translated as MALAAPAIDRIPVFVRFLACGGVAALANWGSRFLWSLILPFSLAVVAAYGVGMVVAFYLFRAFVFDSARPIGGQARDFCLVNLFGMAATVGVAWLLVEVLFPAVGMTFHAEAIGHAIAIATPVATSWVGHRIVTFR
- a CDS encoding Hsp70 family protein; this translates as MRVDSAIRPGALGLDFGTTNTVVALADGHGDSRLVEFAGNAGAVFRTALCFWEEERGWNGIAHEAGPWAIREFLQSPLDSRFVQSFKSVAASPLFERAQIFGKPFRFEDLGQKFLAKLVVHADGALNERPRRVIVGRPVEYAGARPDPALARQRYDAMLEGFGIELHYVYEPLGAAYSYASRLTEPAMILVADFGGGTTDFSIVRVAEPGAVRRCEPLGSAGIGIAGDRFDQRIVDHLVLPLLGKGGNYRSFGKLLPIPGGYFTEFADWSRLALMRNRRTLEELRRLQRDTIDPEPIGRMIALIEHEQGFPLYDAVGELKRALSSDTEAQFRFEGGGVTIAEPVRRVDFEQWIAGDLRRIEAALDLALDRAATSAERIDRVFLTGGSSLIPAIRMLFERRFGAERIATGGELTSIAHGLALIGEQDDLSQWVA
- a CDS encoding peptidase dimerization domain-containing protein yields the protein MRKLVLKTFAAALLASAPVASAHAKASAALKKEVAAGIDARAKLVQEMVDSVFSFQEPGFQEFRTMEYLTAILEKNGFKIEKGVAGIPSAWTATWSNGEGPVVALGSDVDGLLGLSQIPGIPQVKPIVPGAPGHGEGHNAGMPLIVAAALATKDVMSKHNIKGKLMLWPGVAEELLATKAYYVRAGLFKDVDVSIFTHVASSFGTSWGDLGNTGMVSVEYNFKGLTSHSAGAPWAGRSALDGVELMNIGWNMRREHLPLTQRSHYVITNGGSQPNIVPGEATVWYYFREQNFDSIRKLFETGNEISEAAAKATGTTVSRRILGYAAPNHANRPLAEAAQANIELVGMPKWSADDQAFTKAVQEGLKFKVEPLKTTVDKLSTPEKRGRSLGGGSDDIGDIMWTVPTITIRFPSNIPNMIGHNVTAAIAMATPVAHKGAVAGAKAVAMTVLDAMTTPRLVSDAKAYFRDVQTKDQKYDPVLTAADQPAIHLNKEVMERMRPELSKYYYDPVKYPSYLDQLGVKYPTLTPVKD
- a CDS encoding SDR family NAD(P)-dependent oxidoreductase, with product MTKRILVLGATSEIAEETARLYAAEGARFVLAGRDPVRLADIAADLRVRGASLAEVDAVDLAAADVETCTQRWIGILGGLDLVLLAYGVLGDQRIDEADLSAAAAMIDTNFRSASLWCLATARHLEAAGSGTLAVIGSVAGDRGRQSNYLYGATKAGLAALVEGIAHRLAPTGARAVLIKPGFVDTAMTAHIQPKGALWSSPAKIAARIRKAADGKGTIVYAPGYWRLIMTIVRSVPTPIFHRTKL